From Quercus robur chromosome 8, dhQueRobu3.1, whole genome shotgun sequence:
ctgggaaattttTGGGCTATATGATAACCCACAGAGGAATAGAAGTACAAAAACTCACTGGTATGATCGCAGTGTTGAATCGATTCATCTCCCGATCTGCAGACTGATGCCGACCTTTTTACCTCTTGGTgaataagtggaagggattCGAATGGTTCGAGGACTGTGTCATAGCCTTCTAGCAACTTAAAGAATACTTGTCTcggccacccatcatgtccagccctgaggcCGACAAGGTCTTGTTCGCATACATAGCAGTGGCCTCTCACGTTGTAAGCTTGGTATTAATACGAATTGATAATGGGATACAGCGATCGGTATATTATGTAAGTAAATCGTTACATGACGCTGAAGTGTGCTACTTACCACTGGAAAAGGCAATTCTTGCAGTAGTGCATGCCACGCGAAAACTTCCTTACTACTTTCAGGCATACACGGTCATTGTCCTGACTCAACTCCCCCTCTGATCGGTGCTCCGAAGCGCCGATTACACAGGAAGAATCGCCATGTGGAGTACACTTCTAGGGGCTTtcgatattaaatatatgcctaGAACCTCTGTCAAGGGCCAAGTCCTCGCGAATCTAGTCGCTGAATTTGCTGAACCCGCTGTAGAAGCAGTAACCAAAGAggaaaacatggatggaaaatcggttggaaCAATCTCTGCACAAGGAGCCTCGCGATGGAAGGTCTATGTGGATGGCGCGGCAAACCAAAAAGGATATGGGGTAGGGCTAGTTCTAATATCGCCCAAGAATattaccattgaaaaatcattaagactTAGGTTCTCGGCTATAAACAATGAGGCCGAGTATGAGGCTTTGCTGCAAGGAATGGTCATGGTGCAAAAAATGGGCGAAAAGGCGATAGAAGCGTTCTCGGACTCCAAACTGGTAGTAGGCCAGGTGAGGGGCGAGTTGGAGGCTAGAGATGCAAGAATGTAGGAATACCTCGGTCGAGTCAAACGCCTGCAATCagactttgaattttttaatttgacgCATGTCTCTAGGAATGGGAACACACATGCAGATTCGCTGGCCACGCTTGCCACGTCTTTTGCACAGGATCTACCCCGGATGATCCTTGTTGAGGATTTATGCAAGATAGGTACAACCACAGAGGATACAGTTCGAATCCATCAAGTCAGAAGGAAtccgagctggatggatcctatagTGAACTTCCTCAAAGACGATATATTACCCGAAGAGAAATTAGAGGCCGAGAAGATAGggaggaatgctcctcggttctggttgTCAGAAGACCACAAACTATACAAGCGCTCCTACTCTGGGCCATACTTACTATGCGTACACCCCAAGGCATCAAAATCATTGCTTGAAGAACTACATAAGGGAATTTGTGGGAGTCACATGGGAGGGAGACCGCTAGCACACAGAGCGCTCACCCAGGGATActggtggccaaacatgcagagagaggcccaagaatatgcaaagaagtgtgatcagtgccagagatttgccccaaatatccaccagcCGGGGGGAGTCCTTAACCCCCTTTCCAGTCCTTGGCCGTTCACTCAGTGGGGTCTGGATATTGTCGGCCCTTTCTCGAAAGCAGCAGGGAACAAGCGATACTTAATAGTCGGCACtaattatttcaccaaatgggtagaggccGAGCCGTTAGCCAATATCAGGGATGTGGATGCAAAGAAGttcatttggaaaaacatcATTACGCACTTCGGAACTCCTCGCATCCTCATCTCTGACAACGGcgttcaatttgatagtaaaaccTTCTGGAAATACTGCGGCGACTTTGGAATCACAAACCGATATTCCACTCCAGTCTATCCCCAAGGAAACGGGCAAGCCGAAGCTGtgaataaggtcatagtgaatgggctgaaaaagagattggatgatgcaaaaggaaggtgggtggaagaactaccacacgtcttatggacctactGAACCACGCCGCGACGGTCAACGGGAGAAACccctttttcaatgacttatggggccaaAGCTATGCTTCCCTTGGAAACTAGCTTCCCAACGTTGAAATCCAGCACTTTTACCCCAAGGAATAATGACGAATTGCTAGGGAGGAGTCTAGACTTAGCcgaggagaaaagagaaagggcAATGATCCAATTGACCTATTACCACCAAAAGCTAAAGTAAGGGTACGATACTAATGTAAAACTAAGGCCACTAGGGCCAGGTGACCTCGTGATGAGAAGAATTTTTGGCAGCGCCAAGAACCCTTCCTGGGGTAAGCTGTGACCCCACTGAGAAGGATCATATCGCATCACCTCAGTGGCAGGAATAGGTGCTTATTATCTGGAAGATCTAGACGAGAAAACTGTACCTcgcccatggaatgtaaataatttgaaaagatattattattaatgaaaacagCTATGCCTGTGTTGCATCCTATGATTATCGTGCATTTGTCGACTCACTTccatctatacaagttttaaacagaacatAAGTTCTGCAtgactcctcagaccacagacttaggggaaattaacaacttatggcatctatctaagttttaaacagaacctaaatcctgcatggctcctcaaaccacagacttaggggaaattaacaacttatggcatctatccaagttttaaacagaacctaagttctgcatggctcctcggaccacagaattaggggaaattaacaatttatggcatctatacaagttttaaacagaaactaagtcttgcatggctcctcggaccatagacttaggggaaattaacaacttatggcatctatacaagttttaaacagaacctaaatcctgcatggctcttcggactacagacttaggggaaattaacaacttatggcatctatccaagttttatacaaaacctaagtcctgcatggctcttcggaccacagacttaggggaaattaacaacttatgacatctatccaagttttaaatagaacctaagtcctgcatgactcttcggaccacagacttaggggaaattaacaacttacggcatctatccaagttttaaacagaacctaagtcctgcatggctcctcgaaccacagacttaggggaaattaacaacttacgacatctatccaagttttaaacagaacctaagtcctgcatggctcatcgaaccacagacttaggggaaattaacaacttatggcatctacccaagttttaaacagaacctaagtcttgcatggctcttcggaccacagacttaggggaaattaacaatttatggcatctatacaagttttaaacagaacctaagtcctgcatggctcttcggaccacagacttaggagaaattaaCAACTCAGGACTTCTATCCCATTCTAAGGTATGTTCATAGTCAGGCGTGATAGCATTTATTGTTCTAAGTTCATTACAAAGTTCTGTTTcttctcatttatttattttggtaggGTTGCAAACATCAACTAAAGAAACAATAACATTAACTCggaacaatataataaaattccatcaacatcaataataaaaaatgaagaaaggagCACTTGTATTGATAACCAAAAATAATACAAGAGGTCTATGCAAAAAGCCAAAGGCAATACAACTTTCGTTCGAAGCAAAAAAGATAATATTAATAGTAAGGACCCTAGGAACTAAGTCTCAGTAGGAGGATCACACTTttgctctggctgaggaggaaGAGCATCCTTGGCCTGTGAATCTGCCCCATGGTCTTCAGCCTCAATGATTGCTTCCTTAGCGGGATCCTTGGCCTTGGAGGAGGGTTTCTTTCCCTTACCCTTGCCCCTACCTTTCTCTTCCTCCACATCCTCGACCTGGTCAGAGCCCCCAGCAATTTCAGCTAAGGGAATGGCATCAGGAACGGCCGTAGGCTGCTCGGAAGCTTCAGCGGTATCAGCAGGGATCTCCCGGATCTCTGGAGGGAAGAAGACACTCTTAGGCAATCTCAAGGCAGAATCTGCAGGGATacctgcagcatcaagagcttgagcccatgaaatactgcagtaatccctgcatacTTCCGGCAGCTCCTTGGAAAGTCTAGCCTCAGTCTCCTCCGCCCTTAGCTGGTAGACAGCCTTTTTTTCGGCCTCAGATGCTTCCTTGGCTAGCTAAGCCGCTTCTTTTGCAAGCCGAGCCTCTTCTTGGACTTTCTGCAACGTGGCCTTGAGATCCAACACGGTTTGCTTTTTAGTGGCAAGGTTGGTCTCAGTCACGTACAGTTTTTGGCGTTGATCTTCGGCTTGACTCTCAGCATTCTTCAAGCCAGCCTCAGCGCTCCTGAGGCCTTTCTCAGCCTCTTTGAGCTTCTCAGATAGCTCGTAATGCTCCTGCTTAAGGGTTCCTAGAGCCTTCTCCACCTCGGCATGAGAAAGGGCCTCGACGTCAGCTAACTTACGATTGTTGTAGTAAAACTCCTCGGCTACAAACacttgctgagtaatctgcccaagaaatgacaaaatgatGTGTTAAAACATGGTAGGATCTAATGATCTTACTGAGGAGAAGATGAATTACCTTACCATCACAAGATCTCTCTtcagggataggaagagcttgGGCTGTGAAAATCGCCTGTAAGCCTCCATGTCCCTGGGAAGGAGCACGGGCTGCTCTAGAGCTTCAGTTATATACCCTACTCGACCCTTATTATACTCTCGGATTGAAGCAGTATAGGGAATGGCGGCTCCGTCCACTTCGAGTTTCGGGCTCCAAGTACGCAGAGTAACGTGCACTTCAGCCCGCTCCATCTTTTCTCAGCTTTCTACAGATGGAGCCCTTTTGTCCCTATGCTCCCAGTCGTTTTTTGCTGTTTACCCCCCTGGCAAGGACCCACCTTGCCTTCCTCGAGGGACTCAGCCAGCCTTTTCTTGTTCAGGTCGGGATTAACTTTTAAGCCGAGATCGGTAGGGAGTTTTGGAGCAACGGGAGGAAGGATAGAGTTCTGGGACTTGGAGGGCACCTTCGATGATTGCCCTTTGCCTCGGGAAGCCATCAGCTCTCGCAAACGCTTTCCTTTGTTAGAGACCATGATGTCCACCTCCTCGTCTGAAGAGTCGTCCGAGCAGGCAATAACAAAAGGAACGCCGACCATGGAATTCTTATCCTGTTCTTCCTCAGGGTCTGAAAGCTCGATCAAAGGAGCTTTTGGGATATCTTCCTCAAAGTAAAATTCGTCTATCTCTTCTTCTAAAGAGAGACGAGAGGACTCAGTCTCCTCCTCAACAAACGTGGTGGCCTCAAGATTTTCTTGTGGGGGAGGCAGTGCGGCTGGTTGAAGGTTCTGAAGGACGGGCAAAACCACAGGCGGTAGGTCCCTTCGAGCCAAAAATCTTGGCTTTGACACGTCAATCCTGGCCAACCTTGGACTACCAGCCCTTATAGAATAGTCGACGTCCGTGAAAGCACGGGATAAAGGCTCGTAACCTAGGATCAAATGAGCAGCACGCAGTTGCCCGTTCGTATGAACGAAGATCTCCAACCTTAGGAGGTAGTTCAAGGCTTGAATGTTCGTAAGACTCAGCCGAGGAGCGACGTGGCGCCTATCTGTAAAACAGCCGAGAAGGAAAtttgtagttaaaaaaaaagaaagtgtttGAATCTTCAGATGAAGTAAGACTAAAGGGCTAAACTCCCTTCCCAAGGGATTGATCCTAAAGGTACCGCACCTGGTtctcctgcccgagttggacaatgaagaccGTCGCTCCATTCCCCCGAGACAATTAGGAAGTCCATTCTTCATACTCTTATTGGACTTAGAAAGACAGGAAATTAGCCTAACGACCTCGGACCGGGATTTAAAATAGTACCCCGCCTTGTCAAGATGGTGGCACTCATACAGGTGGACTACGTTGTGCCATGTAAGGCCTAAGTCCATCTGCTCGTTCAAAACGTCTATGCTACCCAAAACCCTAAATAGGTTGGGAGCGCATTGATGTGGTGTCAATCTATGGTTAAATAGGTAATCCTgagtaatcctacgcatgggaagcgtcattcctccctctGTAAAAGCGATCATGGGAATGACGACCTGACCCTCTTCCCTATCGGTCAGCACTCGTTCCAGAGGATAATACTCCAAAACCACCCCATGCAGGATGCGATACCTAGCTCTAAAGGCCTCCATGGCGGTCGGAGTATCTACTAGATGCTTGAATTTATCCATCTAGACAATTTGATAGGCCGAGAAGGAGGGCCGAGATGAAAATCGAGATTACGAAGAGGAAGGAAAACTTACGGGTGTCCTTACAACAATCTCTGAAGCACTTAGAAATCTCTTCAAGGAAAGACGTCTCATGAAAATAACTACGGAAATTCAAAGGGTTGGACTGTTTGTGAATATCTGGGCGCTGGAGTTCTTTGGAGTTCTCTGGACTTCTTATATGATAGTAAAggagaaaagcaaaaaagagtCTCCTTAGGGTTTTATATAGCAAGGGGAAAATGAGAAGGTCATTCCCATTCATAGATCTAGGAGAAATGTCAACCGTTGGATTTGCGCTTCGCCGTTGGATATGGGAGACATAAAGTCGCCTGGATTAATAAGTAACGCCTCGTAACTTACAATGCGTCAAGATCAACTGTTCCCCACACGTGCGAACTAGAAATTAATTGGTCCTGCCCcttcaaaagtcaaaaccccgcttttctcctcggatggatataaaaaaccggagttttgaggggctattatgggggatacggcccaaaataatgtcCGAGGAGACAACATGGCTCAACGATCCACGTTTTAAGCCTTATCACaggagacaaagaaaaaaggtccAAGGAGGAATTCCTTATCGGACACTGAAAAATCGGAGCAGAGGTACGTCCAAGCCACTGAAGCCCATCCCCTAAATACGTGAAAATGgtggaaacacaaaatatctcagcaaaagctgccaccaccacattgaatgcactacaactaccttcctggccgcattaatgtggagaagacccctgaacagtgttgccttgaccaccgcaactcacaaaagactgaaagaggtgtctgatgggatgggtgctcaagtggaggcttggatgatcaacaagtgtaaagcccagatggtAAAGAAGGGTCTACATAATGTGTAAAAACCCCTAAAATAAGGGGGGGATAGAAAAAAGAGGCAAGAATACTGTGGCATGCAAAGAAATCCTAATGTACTGGTCTGTATACATAAATATAACTTTGAATCTCCTCGGACTAGAAGATTTTTCAACGTAATGGTTTTTGTTCTTGCTCATGTGTACCTTTGTCCCATGCAAGTCTCTGTCTAGCTTATCTAATCTTAGTTCTTAAACCCATACTCTActaaattcattgtgttgggctttttggatCAAAACTTCACACGATTGGGGTTTGGGCTCCAAAAATTGTCttcccacaataataataaagtttcacattagttttaatatataataataaaaagatggaGGTTGAGTACGAAAGAGAAACATAAAGTTCCAGCGAAAAGGACGAGATACTGGaaagaaacattaaaaaactgAAAGATAATAGCAAGGAAAGAGCTTTCTCCCAGCCACGTAAACAGGTGAGCTACAAGGATAGTCTGATAGGGGATATTCTAGGGGCATATGCGCAGGCATTTCGTTTTGAACAGGACATTGAAGATGTTGAGGTGTCAAATGATGAAGAAGAGCAGTTATCTGAAGGAGTGGTGGAGGTTTCGCTGTCCAGAGAAACAAAATCACGTATTAAAGCCCCTTGGTCCAAGGCTTTGATAGTGAAAGTGTTTGGAAGGTCTATGGGCTTCAACTACCTCACTTTCAGGATCAATGCCATGTGGAATCCTAAGGGAAAGATGGACTGTGTTGCCTTAGGTAAAGACTTCTTCTTGATCAAATTTTATGACAATGAAGATTATGATAAGGTATTGCGTGGAGGACCATGGTTTGTAGGGGAGCATTTCCTAGCTATCAAGCCTTGGGAGCCATACTTTAAGGCCTCAGAGGCAAAGTTCACATCAGTAGCAGTATGGGTAAGACTCCTAAAGCTACCTATTGAATTTTATGATGCTATGGTACTGAAGGAGATTGGAAGCGCACTTGGGCCAGTACTGAGGATTGATCCATTCATGACTACTGGCACTAAAGGTAGTTATGCCAGATTGTGCATCCAAGTGGATTTGGATAAGCCCTTAATCAACACTATTAAAATTGGAAGGTTGAAACAGAAGCTCATGTACGAGGGAATTAGTTCATTGTGCTTCTGCTGTGGAAGAATTGGACATAAGAAAGAGAGTTGTAGCTACCAAATCCTTCCTAAGGTGGCCGAAACAGTCAGGGTGGATAGTACTCCTGCACCATCCAATGAAAGGAAAGTTGAAGACATGTTAGAGTCTAACTATGGCTCGTGGATGATTGTAACTAGACGAAAAAATTCAGTTAGGAATGGTTGGGCCCGTTGGCCAAACCAACCAACACATCAAGGGGAGAGAGTTACTAAGGGTAATTTAGTACTATCAGGAGGAGATGTGGTACAATCCACTTCTCCTGAAAACGTCTAATCAGTATCTATGGACTTAGAAAAATCCACTCATACTACTGTGGCCAGAGAGATCACAGTTCATCCAACGGTAGGAATGGAGTGAGGAAATGATATGGAGATTTGGGTGCCTACATTGAGCAGTGAGAAGGATAAGATTGCAGTGTCAGAGAGCCATCAATCCAAAGGCCATAGAGGGAAAAAAACCATGGGAACAAAAAACACAAAGGTGTTCAAAAagttcagccacatagtagggAACAAAACCGTTTCCTCACTAAAAGCGCCAGAAAAGCTcaccaaagaagaaaatgaaccCTCTTCGTCCAACACCACACAACCTGGCCAGCTCTGGTTGGGCTATTTGGTTCAAGAACAAGGCCATTCCAATACCCGATGAGATGATTGCCCAAATCAGAGCATCACCCACAGACACGATGGGCTGGTTCGATCCGGATCTCAAAGCAGCGTGGCAGAACCCCTTCCCTATAACGCCAGCAAGCATCAAGTCAAGAAGTTTACCTTTGGATCATCCAGCATGGGCCTTGACTCCCAACCCATGGTGGAGGTTCCTCACAAACACCCACCTGATAACGGAGAAGGAAGCCGAGCTCTTGAACAAGCAAAGGAGGCCATTGGTAGTGCCTCACTTGGACAAATCGAGGTGGCTACTTTAGGACAGGAAGGTCATAGATTTCAGGGGGACAGCGACGGCACACATGGGGAACTTTCCAACGCTGAAGCTGTTTTAGATCTTGGCCCCAATCCGGAAATGCGATCTATTGATTTGCTGCAGGGAGGACATCACTGGAATTCTGAAGTACATGATGGTATGGAGACCAAATTGGGCGACTTCCAAGGACATATTGAGGAGACTGGGAAGGAGTATGATGGAGGAGGCAGTATTGTTGCCTAGCTCGATTGAAGTGCCAATGGGTGCATTAGTCAAGATGAATATCCTAATGTGGAACTGCAGGGGTGCCCTAAATGCTGATTTCAAGAGGAAAATCTTTGAAATGGTAGTGAACCACCATCCAGCTATCATGGTAATTACAGAAACGAAAGTCAGTGGAGAAAGGGCTAGCAAGATTGCAGAGGGTCTGCCCTTTGATGGATTCTACGCTATAGACACCATAGGCTATGCTGGTGGTTTGTGGCTACTCTGGAATAAGGATGAAGCCGAGGTCTTTGTCCTGTCAGCAGTGGAGCAAGAGATTCATGCCTCGGTGAAGGTATGTAATTCAAACACTACTTGGttaatttcttctatttatgcTAGTCCACGTTTAGTTGAAAGGAGAATTTTGTGGTCTAATCTATCTAAAGTGGCCGAACTGCACTCTCTCCCCCTGTTAGTTTTAGGGGACTTCAATGAAATTCTGAGTGGGGAAGATAAATTTGGGGGTAGGAGGCTTAACCTTAATAAGGCTATTGAGTTTAAAGACTGCATTGACTCTTGCAAccttttggatttgggtttctcTGAAGCTAAATTTACTTGGTCTAACCTAAGAAAAGTGTCTGACCTTATCTTTGAGAGACTTGACAGATGCTTTGCGAACCCATCTTGGCGCATTCTATACCCTGAAGCGTTGGTGACTCACCTCCCAAGAGTGTTCTCTGATCACTGCCCTGTTCTAATTGAACTGACCAACCCCCCTCCACTTAATAGAAATAAACCATTCCGTTTCTAGACAATGTGGTTGCTTCACCCTGAATTCCCCAGCTTGGTTCAAAATGCCTGGGGCCAGGATATACCCCTCAGCTCGGCCATCCCAACCTTTACCAACATAGCTAATCAGTGGAATAGGGAGGTTTTTGGGAATCTATTTGCTAGGAAAAGGAAAGTTCTGGCTCAGTTAAATGGAGTCCAAAAAGTGTTAGCAGACCAACCCAATAATTTCCTCATCCAATTGGAGAAGCAGCTCATAGAGGAATACTCACTTGTTAGGCTATAAGAAGAGGAATATTGGGCACTTAAATCTAGACTAAATTGGGCTGCCTTTGGAGATCGAAATGCCTCCTTCTTCCATGTCTCTACACTGGTAAGAAGAAATAGAAACAGGATCAGATGTATTAAAAACACCCTTGGGGAGTGGATTTCTGATGAAGAGCAGATTAAAAATCTTATCCCGAATAACTTATTTAACATATTCACAATTGGCCTCACACAAGCCCCGAGAACCTCAGATGTGGCACAATTCTTGTGTATCTTCCTATCGGAGGAAGAAAAGGATAATCTCATTAAAGATGTCACTTATGATTAAATTAAGGCCAGGCTGTGGTCGCTTAAAGCTTTCAAAGCTCCAGGGGTAGATGGACTGCATGCTGGATTCTTCCAAATCTTTTGGCATGAAGTTAATGAGTTAATTTGCAAGGAAGTGGGTAGTATATTTAGCTCAAGAGTAATGCCAGAATATCTTAACAGAACTTTGATAACCCTTGTTCCCAAATGCCAAAATCCGGAGACTATCAACAGTTACAGGCCAATTAGTTTATGCAACATGATATATAAAGTGGTCACCAAGATTATTGTTGCCCGGATTCGTCCTCTTCTTAGTAATCTCATATCTCCTGTTCAAGCAGCTTTTGTACTAGGAAGAAGAGGATTGGATAATGTTCTCATAGCCCAAGAGTTAATACATTCCATAGacaagaaaaagggaaatgtGGGGTACATGGTAATTAAAGTGGACCTGGAAAAAGCATATGACAAACTTGAATGGAGCTTTATCCACAAGGTTTTACAAGGTTTTCATTTTCCTGACCAGCTGATCAAGGTCATAATGAGCTGCATTTGGTCCACTAGCATATCCATATTGTTTAATAGGGGTACTCTAGAATCCTTTAACCCCACAAGAGGAATTTGTCAAGGTGACCCTCTCTCCCTATACATCTTTATACTTTGTATGGAGTATTAAGGCAACCTCATTGACAATGAGTGTATGGAAGGCAACTGGAATCCTATAAAAGCCTCCAGAGACAATATTGGCATATCACACCTATTTTTTGCTGATGATCTAATGCTCTTTGCTACTGCTACTGAGGAGAATAGTGAAACCATCAAGGAAGTGTTGGAGTTGTTTTGTACTGAATCAGGACAAAAGATTAGTACATGCAAATCTTGGGTCTACTTCTCTCAAAATGTGGATGTTGACTTGAAAGGAAGAATATGTGGTAATCTAAACATTCAGGCCACTAACAACCTAGGAAAATGCCTAGGATTCCCTCTAAAGTACAAAAATGCAGAAAGGAACCAATACAACTTTATAGTTGAGAGGGTGATTAATAGACTTGCTGGGTGGAAATCCAAGCTCCTCTCCTTTGCGGGTAGAACTGTATTGGTCAAATCAGTCATGTTAGCCATGTCTAACCATGTGATCCAAGAAGTGACCCTACCTTCCCATCTCTGTGAGAAATTGGACAAAATCAACAGAGATTTTTTATGAGGTTACTCTACTaatggaaagaagaagatgcaCCTTGTAGGTTGGAATAAAATCATCAAACCTAAGGAATAAGGAGGATTGGGTATTCAatctgcaaaagaaaaaaatattgctCTTCTTGCCAAACTCAATTGGCGGATGTATCAAGAAAAGATGCTCTTTGGACCAAGGTAATTTTGAGGAAGTACTGTTCACGTTCTAGAGTGAACTCCAAAGACCCTGAGAAGCTGCCTTGCTCCATAAATTGGAAAGCCATTAAAATGGGATTCCCTGTGTTTTATAATGGTATAGGTTGGAATGTTGGCAATGGTGTGAAcattaagttttggacagacaAGTGGGTGAGAGGCTATGCACCTAGAGAACTAATTAAAGGCCCAATCAATGACATGGAGTGCAATTTGGCTGTGGTTGATTTACTCCAAGATAATAACTGGAACTAGGAAGCCTTATCTTTTAACCTCCCCTCTGACATTGAGGAAAAAATTAAAGCCATTCCCATCTAATTGTTTGGGAGGAAGGAGGACATGTTGATTTGGAGGCTAACCAAGGATGGGGAGTTTAGCACTGCATCGGCCTATAGGCTAGCTAGTAAAGATGATGGTAAAGCCAATTCTTTCACTGGAGGTTGGGTTTGGAAAATAGATACATTGCCTAGAATTCAATCTTTCCTTTGGTTGTGTCACCATAGGAGTATCCCAATGAGGGAGATGCTAGCCAATAGAGGTATTCAATGTGATACCACATGCCTTCTCTGCAAAAATGCCAGTGAGTTTGCCATTCACCTTTTCAGGGAATGCCCATATGCAATGCAGATTTGGAGGAAAGTTGGAATCCCAACCATGATGGAAGCATCCTATAATTTGGAGATGCTTCAGTGGTTAAAAGCTAATTGCCTAAGCAGTCATGATATCCTTTCCAATGGTGTGCCATGGAAAATCCTATTTGCTTTCACTGTGTGGAATCTTTGGAAACATAGAAACAGGGTAGTCTTTGAAAATTCTGTCCTAAATCCTAGGTTGCACTCTACGTGCATCAAGCAAGCTGTTGATTATTTTTACTACATTGGGAAG
This genomic window contains:
- the LOC126696420 gene encoding uncharacterized protein LOC126696420 translates to MSEETTWLNDPRFKPYHRRQRKKVQGGIPYRTLKNRSRGAYAQAFRFEQDIEDVEVSNDEEEQLSEGVVEVSLSRETKSRIKAPWSKALIVKVFGRSMGFNYLTFRINAMWNPKGKMDCVALGKDFFLIKFYDNEDYDKVLRGGPWFVGEHFLAIKPWEPYFKASEAKFTSVAVWVRLLKLPIEFYDAMVLKEIGSALGPVLRIDPFMTTGTKGSYARLCIQVDLDKPLINTIKIGRLKQKLMYEGISSLCFCCGRIGHKKESCSYQILPKVAETVRVDSTPAPSNERKVEDMLESNYGSWMIVTRRKNSVRNGWARWPNQPTHQGERVTKGNLVLSGGDVVQSTSPENV
- the LOC126696421 gene encoding uncharacterized protein LOC126696421, with translation MEGNWNPIKASRDNIGISHLFFADDLMLFATATEENSETIKEVLELFCTESGQKISTCKSWVYFSQNVDVDLKGRICGNLNIQATNNLGKCLGFPLKYKNAERNQYNFIVERVINRLAGWKSKLLSFAGRTVLVKSVMLAMSNHVIQEVTLPSHLCWNVGNGVNIKFWTDKWVRGYAPRELIKGPINDMECNLAVVDLLQDNNWN